taattacctcttttcgttcatgaaaaacggAGCTCAAAACAGGGACGATTGCCATTTTCTTGGTGAAATGTTCGATTCCAAGGAGGCTCTTAAGCTGTTGCAGAGAGACTATCACAGCAGCTCCGGCCATGAAACCAAGAAGAGTTGCCTTCGAAATAAAATCGATTATAAATCCAAGCCTGCACACATCAATCTTAAATCATTTCGggtcttaaaaacaaaaaagcaaaattatAGCAGCTCAGTTGGTTAAGATCATTCAACTTCTGACGCTAAATTTTCGGGTTTTTTATTCCCCCTCCTCAATATCGCTTGTATCGAAAATTAGGTGGGGGACCAATTACCTTAATAAACCTAGGGAAGCTTGGAGGATGCCACTTAAGAAGGTTGAGGTGAAGGCAAGTTGGAGGTACAAGCTTGGATCTTTGGATGGAGATACTTCTTGCATGAGCATTGATCCCATGATTAGAGAAGCAATGGAAACAGGTCCTACTGCAAGATCCTTTGAGCTTCCAAGCACAGCGTACAGCAAAGGAGGAACGAAGCTTGAATCTACAAATTCCATTACAATAATTACAAATGCAAcgcacaacaacaaaaacaaagccTTATTCCACTAAGCGAGGTTGGCTGTATGAATTATAGAATGTCACAACGCTCGAATTTGCGCCCAAGTCATTTAGTTAACAAAtgcaacagaaaaaaaaattgagaaaagggataaaaaaattttcaatttatacATATGAGTACGTAAAGAAataccaccaaaaaaaaaaattactcacAGAGACCCACAATTGGAGGTAGATTCGCAAGCTTAGCATAACTGATTccctgaaaaaataaataaataaacagagCTTTATTAAGAGCAGAGCACATGTAGACAAGGCAATTTTCTGTCTCTCTCAATTACTAATGTACGGGAAGGGTGATTCAAACTTGGACATAGCGATGATCTATGCACTGTCTTTGCTCATTGTTTTGGCCAATCACCCTAAGACACTGACCTGATCGACTAAGCTAACACTGTGACGTGACCAACTGATTTAAGACATTGATCTTGTCAACTGACTTAGGACACTCTATAGGCTAATGGGCCTAAGACATTGTGCCTGAATTAGCCTAACACTGTGTCCTCGTCAACTGGCGTAACACACGTTTGCTGAAatcaaaagtaaaagtaaagataaaattttaataaatattgaacTACCTGAGGAATGGCTAAACTGGCAATGGTGACACCAGAAATGATGTCTGATTTGAGGAGCTTGAAGCTGTAATTAGGGCCCCACTCAAGGATTGGAAAGACATACTGCGCTCCAAGAATCCATTTTTTCTTTGGTGGCTGACCTTTGAATTGGTAGAGAGGGTCatctggaaagaaggtttcttTGAGCCTGGCCAGCAGCTTCCGAAAAGTGCTTCTGTAAGGCGGTGGAACCACCTTGTGCACCTCCATCCCCATTGGGATTTCCATGcggtgctgctgctgctgcatgtCCATGGtgggctgctgctgctgctgcttctcgATATTTATCCTTGTGGGAGAGCAGCAgtcctttattttatcatgtGAAACTTCTCCCATCAATCAACTTTCTCCAAAGAACCACTATCAAACAAATTACTACTACTAGCCCCCACAACTTTTGCTAACTACTGCTGATGATAAGACTAATTATGTTTAATTCTCTAATTAATCAGCTCACCTATCTCTATCTGATATCTCTCGATACCTGCACATATATGTACATTTAAGCTAAGCTAGGCTATTGGGTGGTCAAACAatacaatgaaaaatatataggGAGGAATCTGCAAAAAAAAGTAGAGGTATAAGGAGACGATAAAAGGACAGCTTATAAGTGGAAAATATTGCTGAAAAAGTACTGGACCTGATGATGGGAAAACAAATACCTCTCACCGCCCATTAcccatatatgtgtgtgtgtgtgtgtgtgtgtgcagtAGTGATTTAATTTTGAGGGGAAAAAGATTGATGGACATTGGAGAAGGTTACATAGAGGAGTGTGCCATGCAATTTTACGGTTGGGTGGAGAAGACGATCAGCAGGTAATATTCGAGGGATATTCTCTGTGTTCTTGAATATCATCAGTTTGTAGAAATAATTACACGGTGGAAGAAGACGTGTAAAAAATGGTGCACACTTGGCCAAACTGTATGAATTTTATGTGGACGGTTGCAGCTGCTGGGCATGTTCAATACAAACGCACAAGTTACAAACTTTCAATCTCTCAGAAGGTGTAGAGGAGAAGAAGAGAGTCGGTGCTGCTGTgtgtatataatataaatatatagatATACACACATTATATTATATCACTTTATCTGTAATTCGGTTTGGGTCGGTAGCTTGTTCTGGTCAGGATTTAGCAGCCTAGCACCATTCTCTAATTATTTGTCTTCGCATAAATTTTTTGACTCGTTTGATATTCTAACCTAATCCACGGAGAGTGATTCTAAACCCAACTGATTTTCTAACCTAACCTAAAAGGAGTGGGATTTCAAATCGagtgcaaagaagaaaatgatcTAATCAATTTGATTAAACCCCAGTACATTATTTATCTTTAACTTAATTTATGGTAAATAAGTGCGATCAAGAACATGTTTAATTATGACGTGCCACAACATGTGATGCCATAAACTCTATATTCGTATCTTCTGCAACAAAAAAGTTCAAACTTTCTGTCAGATTTATTCCATCAATCAcctttaatttgatttctaCTAACTTAAGACAAATATTTGTTTGAACTTTGGAATGTAAGAATATTTAGATAAACGAACAGTTTAACTATTTGTTTTGATAAGTAAACAGTTTAAATACAGCTACGAGATTTCCACTAAAAACATAGACCTGCAAGAGCCAACTTTGTGCTCGAAAGAAACCAAAGGAGATGAGGACAATACAATGTGACTTCTGGTCGGGGCTAGGGAAATGCATACTGTTTTATTTCAGATCTTCGTACGTAAAGTTACTTGTTTACGATATAACTCTTTCTTGCCAACCACCGTATGCGTATGAACAGACAAAAGCTCAAAGGTTTGAGAATTTTATTCACCccttccaaaagaaaaaataaaaacaaaaatttacttGCCATTTTATAAAAATGTGCACGGATTTGCCAGTCGGAATATTTATGGAGATGAGCCAAAATATAATTACATAATAATATATGGGTTGAATCTACCTTACTGTAAattctaaattaattaaaacacggGACAATTATCAAAAGAATAAACGTAGGGCTCTAGAAACACATACCAAAATTCATCCTCCTCCGGTTGGATGCAATTCACTTACGAATTCAAGTAATCTACAATCCACTTTAGAAGTTGTTGAATTTTCCATTAAAATTCGAGGTACTAATTCCAATTCAGGAATCATCCTCCATATCTTATTGATACAGAGGCAGAATAATTAGTATTCCTACTTTGGAACTAGATGCAGGGAAAACGTGTAGATAATCAAACCCTAGAGAAATTAAGGATCAAAACCTTGTTgctttttttaccaaaaaaaataccTTGTTGCTTTCAAAGAATACCAGGAAATCTAGCAAACCCCAGAACCATAAGTCTAAAGTAATTGGAATATATGATGAGCAAAAAGGTAAGGTTTTCGAAATATCTCCAATCAAATAAATTTCTGAACCAAAAATAggaaaattccaaaatttagGGTTGAAGCAATCTTCGGCTCAGATCCCCAGTTATAACTTATGTGTGGCTTGAAAAATGAACTAAACATTTACTGCATAATTTCTAATTAATCAACTTCAATTATTACAAGTTATGGGGTCGTGATATTTTTATGtaatctttctttttgtttcgaGTTTATATCCTGttgtcaacaaaagaaaaaaggcagCTTCACCTCCGAATACTAATTACATCTTTGCAAACTAGGGTTTAGTTGAAAGAGATAAGTGGGACTTTTCGAATATGTATGGGAGATTCAAGCGGCACTAAACCCAGAGAATGATGCTGGATTTTCTCTCAATTATTGAAACCCTACTACATTTCATCATGGCCAAAAATGGCAAGTCAATGTACGACATAAAGTGGGAGATGAATTATGAGCTTGCAAGTAGCTACTTAGCTTTTCATGGGCCTTCCCTCCATTGTTCTTGATCAGCACCAACCGCAAAGTTAGATTGTTCATTTTCTGTTACTTTGCATGTATTTGCAGTTAAGCTACTCTTAAACGACAAAGTTATATTCGACTTACATGAATAACGATGacatataataatatttatacaaaaattcgttgtataaaaaaaagcagAATATATCAACGATTCAATATAAATGGTCAAAACATGAGCGGAAGTATACATCCAAATCACCTCTTTtggaacaaataaaaattaaaagggatggAATAAAATCCTAAACATCTCGTTTTGAAgaacatttaattaaaaacaacaagaaagaaaataaaaacgtGGACGGCAGGATTCGAACCTGCGCGGGCAGAGCCCACATGATTTCTAGTCATGCCCGATAACCACTCCGGCACGTCCACTTTCTGTTCggatttttggaatttttctaatttatttgaCTCACTTTCAAAGTGGGTTTCACCCTTTGCCAAAGGTAAAGCAGATTCCGGTATTTAAGGATTTCCACGTCATCACTCAAACCATTGACGcctaaaataaatgaaaaggaCCCGTTGGTGAACTCCACGTTTCTAGTGAGTCCCCGTCCTCCAATGATCATGCTTCAGTTTATCAAAACACACCATCTATGGTTCTCATATCATATTATTCAGTGCCTTTCGGTGGTCTTGTTCTAAGCAGCCCTCGATTAAGATTCTCAGCCAACCCTAGCAATATTAGCCATAAGAAACTCCACCAACTGATGGATACAGGGAATTTCAGATTAGATTttgctctgtgtgtgtgtgtgtatttatatatatatatatatatatatatatgtatatatgtaattttagtccattgatacattaataaccttaatttattaattacattttgattttttttaattatttctctttttcttcctaattttaatgtattaactttatttcattataattataatttttttcatttgtcgtaatatattttgttgtaaacatttagataaactaatttttgttatacaatatatttcgatgtactttgttttcttcatttaggtacattaaattcattataatacatttcggtacatacattacatacatttcgatacaaacatttaggtacattaattcaatataatacatttcggtactaacattatGGTGCATACAATTCagtacacacatttaggtacattaatttaatataatacatttcggtgcatatattttaatacatacatttcggttctaacatttaaatacattagttcaatataatacattttggtactaacatttaagtacattaattgagtctttcaagtttgaagaatattaaataaatttaataaatttaaaataaaaaaaaaaactatttttggtcaaaaaattgtcacatcctgccCCGGGCGGCACCACTTCccgggtccgctccaccaccatagcacgatattgtccgctttgggcttaccattccctcacggttttgtttttgggaactcacgagcaacttcccagtgggtcacccatcatgggattgctctagcccccttctcgcttaacttcggagttcctacggaacccgaagccagtgagctcccaaaaggcctcgtgctaggtagggatgagaatatacacttaaggatcactcccctgggcgatgtgggatttcacaatccaccccccttaagggcccgacgtcctcgtcggcacacatgcgaccagggttaggctctaataccaaactgacacaccccgaccgagatcggagcgtgctggccgtcaccttcgtgtgacggccagcacgctgacggccagcacgctccgatctcggtcggggtgtgtcaaaaataaatttaaatttgtacattaataaatttaaatatttaatgggagacattaaataaaatgcacattaatttttttgaattaatGACACATTAAGGAgctataatcaatatgtaatgtCTTAGTTGGATCACCATTCACCAAAGTCAAACTCAGAAACCATGAGCGATCACCAAAGATATTGGAAGACGTACAGttgaaagttgatgatctcacaAATCATTACGGTCGATGATGATTAGTTTGATTACGTATTTGTCGAAAAGACACGGTTAATTACTTTACATATTGCACGATGCATGTTAATCCGGATCCACGGTTCAACCCTAATAGGAAATTGTCACAGATCACAGATAAGAAAACCATGTAAACCCAAAATTCTTTAAACCTTTGATCATACGTACTAGTTTAATCCCACTCCAGCTGGGAAACCTGAATCTAAAATCTGATATAAGCACCGTGTTTATAGAAGATTGGCATTCAGACTCGTTTAAATAAGTTCATGTGAAAATCATCGATACCCATAACGTTTCTTCCTTTATCGTGTTATAATGGGCCAGAAGTGCAACTTAAGTTTAGGACGAAAATTACAATATCTAACAAGTTCCACTTACATTTGCTTCTGAAAAATTATGAATGACATTGCTTGCTTGTGTTGAGGTTGTGTTTAGTTGGGGCCTATCTTTGCTAGAGTGCTTTGACTATTTGAAATCCTAAATTTTAAGCAGCAACTCTGTGAGAATGTGAGGACAAAATCTCACATCGGTGAGAAACCAAACCATATATTTAAGGGTTTATAAGAAGTTAGATTACTCCCCatagaacctcaacttcttcaaacTAGCATATATTTCACGTCCAGATCTATGTGGCAATGATGGGTTCGGCTTTCTATTTACTTAAAGGCAATGCTGATTGGTTCATCCATATCTCTACGAACAATATTAATACAAACCGTACACGCAACTTATCCCAAATAATCTGACCGGCTGGAAAACAATCAATAAAGCTAAGAATCtgcatgaaaatcataagcaccACAGCCCACACactgaaaaaagaaaggaaaaaggatACATGTCTTCGGAATGATGACAAGCATCGATCcaattttctgaaaaaaatcagaaaatgggATGGTCCTAAAAAAGCAAATATATGTGCTCCGTTCCTTTTAATGGGTACCGCAGAAACCTATCACGCGCATGGGATGGCATGGCCAATGACCAATGACCAATGTGGGATTGCAGAATGCTTATGGACCTAAAGTATGTCAaccatatatatttgtatatatatttcataaagtttatggtccatacatacacacacatatatatattggcACGAAACGAATAACTGGTGGGAAAAATTTACATGCATGAAGTACTTTTTGCTGCAAATAGATCGAAATGGCCATGAGCATTGGGTGTGGCCTGGAATTCCTGTCTCGGACAAGTCATGAGGTTGTCATGACTTTAGCTGCTTGTCAAGCCTAAAGAGGTATCTTTTCCAAGGAATAGCTCAAAAGTTCCTCACATTGTTTTCCGATAAAGCCACCATGATCGGTGCTTCCACTTACAGACAGTTATCTGTTATTCGATTCCCAACGGGCCGGTTTTCTATGGTGAATTTTCAGTGGAGAATGGAGCGGAGAATGGAGATGAGATTTTGTCAGGATAAGGATGGGAAGGGCAAACCCGACCCATCCCTACGTATGAACACTTCGTTTAGGGGTGAGACTTGGTTAATTTGATACAACCAAGTACAAGAGATTTGTAACAAATTTGATGGTTTCTGTTTTTGTAACATCTAGGGACTTGTTTGGTGGGTCGGGCTGGACTATAGTTCTCCAATTAAAAGGAACATGGGTTTCAAGTGTTGTTTGGTGGGATTAAGTAGGACTCGGATTAAACACTAGTGTTGAACCAATTCCAAAATAACTTGGACTCTAAAACCTGAACTCGGAATCGAGTTCGAAGACGAGCGCAAGCTTTCGTCTCCGTCACcctctcctcttctctcttctcttttctaatgagattaaatttgtagagaaaattttgtaaactaaatgacacaGAAGTAGTTACAAGGCTTAAAAGCATTGGGCTATTTTCAATGAAGGTAAGCCCAAACAACAGAACAAGGCCAATGTATTGGGCTATTTTATTACCAAACAAGGCCTAAGCATTGGACTGTTTACATCAATAAACAAAGGCCCAAACTCCACTATCAGACCCACGCCCACAGCCCACACCTCCCAACGCCTAAAACCCCAAAAACCCTAAGACCTAGAACTTTCCATCATCTCCTAGAACTTGATCAACAAGCAGTCCCCCTCCTCCCCAAACCCTCACATTGTAAACCATCAGCAGTCGTCCTCTTcccccaaaccctaaacccagtAGCTCCAGTGTTCTCAGAGACCCAAATGGCGAGGCGTTTGATCCCAACTCTCAACCGCGTCCTGATCGAGAAAATCATCCCGCCCTCCAAAACCACCGCCGGCATTCTCCTCCCCGAGTCCTCCACCAAGGTAAATTCTATgacatcatcttcttcttcgcaTAAATGTAtttcgggtttagggttttatctTGATTTGAGTTTTAACCGTTGCGATTGGTCCAATCGGTGCAGCTAAACTCAGGGAAGGTGGTTGCTGTGGGACCAGGAGCCAAGGACAAGGCCGGGAATCTGATTCCGGTGGCCGTGAAAGAAGGTGATACCGTTCTCTTGCCCGAGTATGGAGGCACCGAAGTGAAGCTTGGTGACAAAGAGTATGTCTTTTGTGCCAATTCTGCCCAGTTTCTGCAAATTTTTGCATTAGGGTTCTGGCATTTATATTTGGgtttttggttggttggtttgtTTTGCAGGTTCCATTTATACAGGGACGAGGACATCTTGGGCACTCTCCACGATTGAGTCATCGGAACACGAGGGTCAGACGTATCTTTATCTAATGAAACAGCGGACTGGGAAGTTCTTAATCTAATGGGatgttagttttctttttgatGAACTAATTTGAAGCATCTTTATCGTTTATTTTACCATCTTCTGTTTGGATTGGATTTTTGGCACTGGAAATTATGAGCTAAATTTCTTTTCAAACTGGTAGAGACAATGGTATCATCTTTGTTGGATATTAGTGAACTTTCCATTGCTTCCAAACTCGGAACATTTCGCATTGTCTTTGTTGCAATACATAGCTAACCAATCATAACCAAAAGTAGTGATTGGATACGGAATTCGTAATT
This Pyrus communis chromosome 6, drPyrComm1.1, whole genome shotgun sequence DNA region includes the following protein-coding sequences:
- the LOC137738069 gene encoding 10 kDa chaperonin, mitochondrial-like, with product MARRLIPTLNRVLIEKIIPPSKTTAGILLPESSTKLNSGKVVAVGPGAKDKAGNLIPVAVKEGDTVLLPEYGGTEVKLGDKEFHLYRDEDILGTLHD